Proteins found in one bacterium genomic segment:
- a CDS encoding FecR family protein has product MNFIVGIVTLFLVSAEVPAKVSYLVGSAVLERNLKKYSIVLNTQLYTNDVITTGDESVCEIQLSNYSLIRLEPNSSIKIERKEETKKGIFSSIFTSFGEMVSKVTKLNKGDEFEVKTDAAHAFIRGTTFKTMVDKNGSSQFSVFEGKIKVKSLIAGAKEVLLDQNFTTKLQKGQLAPLVEKLPVREIEKFQSQFKDFIDRGKLMDELRGKVDKKIDETKDEIESRVKKSCLFF; this is encoded by the coding sequence ATGAATTTCATTGTCGGTATCGTTACTTTATTCCTGGTGAGTGCAGAAGTGCCGGCCAAGGTTTCTTACCTGGTCGGCTCGGCAGTGCTCGAGAGGAATTTAAAAAAATACTCGATCGTGCTGAACACCCAGCTTTACACCAACGATGTGATCACGACCGGCGATGAATCGGTCTGCGAGATCCAGTTATCGAACTATTCGCTGATCCGGCTGGAACCGAATTCCAGCATAAAGATCGAACGCAAAGAGGAGACTAAGAAGGGCATTTTCAGTTCGATCTTCACTTCCTTCGGCGAGATGGTAAGCAAAGTGACCAAGCTGAACAAAGGCGACGAATTCGAGGTCAAGACCGATGCCGCCCATGCCTTTATCCGAGGCACGACCTTCAAGACTATGGTCGACAAAAATGGCTCGAGCCAGTTCAGCGTTTTTGAGGGAAAAATAAAAGTCAAAAGCCTGATTGCAGGCGCCAAGGAAGTGCTCCTCGACCAGAATTTTACGACCAAGCTGCAAAAGGGACAACTGGCGCCTTTGGTCGAAAAACTGCCAGTCCGGGAGATCGAAAAATTCCAGTCCCAATTCAAAGACTTCATCGACCGCGGCAAGCTCATGGACGAGTTGAGGGGCAAGGTCGATAAAAAGATCGACGAAACAAAAGACGAAATCGAAAGCCGGGTGAAAAAGAGCTGTCTGTTCTTCTAG
- a CDS encoding thioredoxin family protein, protein MFRIHGVLFSVLCSFLALPASFLCAAEENAATGTTATSTLDAITADIGDIIEKGAAMGSGDAESIIERIDRNWEAFADIYGRDPWHQGIEIDSAMKAAAGMLAQAKTDMEKKDVGGAAETYAGAVPLLETLILEFNKPVLADFTGAQCKICKIMKARLAKIDEEYSDRVRIILVNVNTQKELTKQYQIMLIPTLVFIDRGGKEMHRNVGEMEEKAVKTKLDELLNK, encoded by the coding sequence ATGTTCAGGATTCATGGCGTTTTGTTCAGCGTATTGTGCTCATTTCTGGCATTGCCGGCTTCTTTTTTATGCGCGGCCGAGGAAAATGCCGCCACCGGCACGACCGCGACTTCAACGCTCGACGCGATAACCGCGGATATCGGGGACATCATTGAGAAGGGCGCGGCTATGGGATCCGGTGATGCCGAGTCCATCATCGAACGAATAGACAGAAATTGGGAAGCGTTCGCTGATATTTACGGCCGCGATCCCTGGCACCAGGGTATTGAGATCGATAGCGCCATGAAAGCCGCGGCCGGGATGTTGGCGCAGGCCAAGACGGATATGGAAAAAAAGGACGTCGGGGGAGCGGCGGAAACCTATGCCGGTGCCGTGCCATTACTTGAAACACTGATCCTTGAATTTAACAAGCCGGTCCTGGCTGATTTTACCGGGGCACAATGCAAGATCTGCAAGATCATGAAAGCAAGGCTCGCGAAGATCGACGAGGAATACAGCGACCGGGTAAGGATCATCCTGGTGAATGTCAACACACAGAAGGAATTGACCAAACAATACCAGATTATGCTGATCCCGACCCTGGTATTCATTGACCGCGGCGGCAAGGAAATGCACCGCAATGTGGGCGAGATGGAAGAAAAGGCGGTCAAGACAAAGTTGGACGAACTGTTGAATAAATAA
- a CDS encoding cytochrome c biogenesis protein CcdA, which yields MNALMQNAERVINTNPWLAFLLVFVGGLMTASNPCVLAMIPLMIGFVGGTRELTGVKKALVFSFFFVIGLSVSFSILGIIAATTGRLLGDVGSFWRYVVAAVCFLMGIYLLEIFKIPLPAVTPKNFKAGGLVGALLMGMLFGIVSTPCAVPILAVILVLIAAKGSVVYGLGLLFTYGLGHCTLIVVAGTSVGLAKNLLESRHLQKANFYLRKAAAVLIIFVGIYFLAFK from the coding sequence ATGAATGCGTTAATGCAGAACGCCGAGCGCGTGATCAACACGAATCCGTGGCTGGCGTTCCTGCTCGTTTTTGTCGGCGGTTTGATGACCGCGTCCAATCCCTGCGTGCTGGCGATGATCCCTTTGATGATCGGTTTTGTGGGTGGCACCAGGGAGCTAACCGGCGTAAAGAAAGCATTGGTGTTTTCGTTCTTTTTCGTCATAGGCCTGTCCGTGAGTTTCAGCATTCTGGGGATCATTGCCGCGACGACCGGCCGGCTGCTCGGTGACGTCGGATCTTTCTGGCGGTACGTCGTGGCCGCGGTCTGCTTTCTGATGGGGATCTATCTGCTGGAGATCTTTAAAATACCTTTGCCCGCCGTGACCCCGAAGAATTTCAAGGCTGGGGGGTTGGTGGGTGCATTGTTAATGGGTATGCTCTTCGGTATCGTCTCCACGCCGTGCGCGGTCCCGATCCTTGCCGTCATTCTGGTCTTGATCGCGGCCAAAGGCAGCGTGGTCTACGGATTGGGTCTGTTGTTCACGTATGGCCTAGGTCACTGCACGCTGATCGTGGTGGCCGGTACATCGGTCGGTCTGGCAAAGAACCTGCTGGAATCAAGGCACTTACAAAAAGCTAACTTTTACCTGCGCAAGGCTGCTGCCGTGCTGATCATATTCGTCGGGATATATTTCCTGGCGTTTAAGTGA
- a CDS encoding thioredoxin family protein codes for MEIKILGPGCPRCEEVHKRTVEVLTELNIAADLQKVKDLTKIMEYKILSTPGLVINDKVKCSGKIPAKSEIKKWIEEEIPGK; via the coding sequence ATGGAGATCAAGATACTGGGTCCGGGCTGCCCGCGGTGCGAGGAAGTCCATAAGCGGACCGTGGAGGTTCTGACCGAGCTTAACATCGCTGCTGACCTGCAAAAAGTCAAAGACCTGACCAAGATCATGGAATACAAGATCCTATCTACCCCGGGTCTGGTGATCAACGACAAGGTTAAATGTTCGGGCAAGATCCCGGCCAAATCCGAAATAAAAAAATGGATCGAAGAGGAAATTCCCGGAAAATGA